One Mycolicibacterium goodii genomic region harbors:
- a CDS encoding cytochrome P450 yields MGIAPRVNGVAPPEVPLSEIDLGSWEFWALDDDIRDGAFATLRREAPVSYHPAFDTVGFPQGAGHWAVTRHDDVFYASRHPELFSSASGIVIGDQSPELAEYFGSMIAMDDPRHTRLRNIVRSAFTPRVLAVIEDSVRDRALRLVTDMIDRNPDGHAELVTELAGPLPLQIICDMMGIPESDHQQIFGWTNVILGFGDPDLTTDFEEFATVAMDIGAYATALADERRSTPADDLTTSLVQAEVDGERLTSAEVASFFILLVVAGNETTRNAISHGVLALTRHPEQRQLWWSRFDELAATAVEEIVRWASPVSYMRRTVTRDTELGGTPLPAGAKVTLWYGSANRDETKFDNPWMFDVQRRRNPHVGFGGGGAHFCLGANLARREITVLFSELHRHLPDIVATEEPDRLQSAFIHGIKRLPVAWR; encoded by the coding sequence ATGGGTATCGCACCGCGGGTGAACGGGGTGGCTCCCCCCGAGGTGCCGTTGTCGGAGATCGATCTGGGGTCGTGGGAATTCTGGGCGCTCGACGACGACATCCGCGACGGCGCGTTCGCCACACTCCGCCGCGAGGCGCCCGTTTCGTACCACCCGGCGTTCGACACCGTGGGGTTCCCGCAGGGTGCGGGGCACTGGGCGGTCACGCGCCACGACGACGTGTTCTACGCCAGCAGACACCCCGAACTGTTCAGCTCCGCCTCCGGGATCGTGATCGGGGATCAATCCCCGGAACTCGCCGAGTATTTCGGCTCGATGATCGCCATGGACGACCCCAGACACACCAGGTTGCGCAACATCGTCCGCAGCGCGTTCACGCCGCGGGTGCTCGCCGTCATCGAGGACTCGGTGCGCGACCGGGCCCTTCGGCTCGTCACCGACATGATCGACCGTAACCCCGACGGGCACGCCGAACTTGTCACCGAACTGGCGGGACCGCTGCCGCTGCAGATCATCTGCGACATGATGGGGATCCCGGAATCCGATCACCAACAGATCTTCGGATGGACCAACGTCATCCTCGGATTCGGAGATCCGGACCTCACAACCGATTTCGAGGAGTTCGCCACCGTCGCGATGGACATCGGGGCGTATGCCACCGCACTTGCCGACGAGCGTCGCTCGACCCCCGCCGACGACCTCACGACGAGCCTGGTGCAGGCCGAGGTGGACGGCGAACGGCTGACCTCGGCCGAGGTGGCGTCATTCTTCATCCTGCTGGTGGTCGCCGGTAACGAAACCACCCGCAACGCCATCAGCCACGGGGTGCTCGCCCTGACCCGCCACCCCGAACAGCGTCAGCTGTGGTGGTCGCGATTCGACGAACTCGCAGCGACCGCGGTGGAAGAGATCGTGCGATGGGCGTCACCGGTGAGCTACATGCGCCGCACCGTGACGCGCGACACCGAACTCGGCGGCACGCCGTTGCCGGCCGGCGCCAAGGTCACGCTGTGGTATGGCTCGGCCAACCGCGACGAGACCAAGTTCGACAACCCGTGGATGTTCGACGTGCAGCGGCGTCGGAACCCGCACGTCGGATTCGGCGGCGGGGGCGCCCATTTCTGTCTCGGCGCCAATCTCGCGCGACGCGAGATCACGGTGCTGTTCTCCGAACTGCATCGCCACCTGCCCGACATCGTCGCCACCGAGGAACCCGATCGTCTCCAGTCGGCGTTCATCCACGGCATCAAGCGCCTTCCGGTCGCGTGGCGCTGA